One region of Brachybacterium saurashtrense genomic DNA includes:
- a CDS encoding bifunctional folylpolyglutamate synthase/dihydrofolate synthase: MSPELREVYAALLERAPENRIEPDLSRIQRVMELMGDPQNSYRSIRIAGTNGKTTTARILERILREAGLRTGRTTSPHLRSPVERIAIDGASIDEEGFLQAYRDVEPFAAIVDAEQEAAGGVRLTYFEYLTAMAFQAFASAPVDVAVVETGLGGTWDATGAVAPDVAVITPISLDHQDYLGDTIAEIAGEKAGILTADATAILASQPYEDAADVLRERITELGIEAAIEDQQIGVLARTPGVGGQMLSLQGIAGRYEEVFLSLLGEHQARNALLALAAAEALLGDGSTPLDQEMLGAALSTITSPGRAEVVRQAPTMLVDAAHNPAGALTLVETVRENFRFTRTVGLVGILQDKDAAEILEVLEPLLDSVVITQSGSPRAISADRLADLARDVFEDEDRVLEQASLPDAIQAAVDLAESEGDQFGGVVVAGSVTLAAEVRDLLGLEED, encoded by the coding sequence ATGTCGCCCGAGCTGCGCGAGGTCTACGCGGCGCTCCTCGAGCGCGCGCCCGAGAACCGGATCGAGCCGGACCTCTCGCGGATCCAGCGCGTGATGGAGCTGATGGGGGATCCGCAGAACTCCTACCGCTCGATCCGGATCGCGGGCACCAACGGCAAGACCACCACCGCCCGGATCCTGGAGCGCATCCTGCGCGAGGCGGGCCTGCGCACCGGCCGCACCACCAGTCCGCACCTGCGCTCCCCGGTGGAGCGCATCGCGATCGACGGCGCCTCGATCGACGAGGAGGGCTTCCTGCAGGCCTACCGGGACGTGGAGCCCTTCGCGGCGATCGTCGACGCCGAGCAGGAGGCCGCCGGGGGAGTGCGGCTCACCTATTTCGAGTACCTCACCGCGATGGCCTTCCAGGCCTTCGCCTCCGCCCCGGTGGACGTGGCCGTGGTGGAGACAGGACTGGGCGGCACCTGGGACGCCACCGGCGCCGTGGCGCCGGACGTCGCCGTGATCACCCCGATCTCCCTGGACCACCAGGACTACCTCGGCGACACCATCGCCGAGATCGCCGGGGAGAAGGCCGGGATCCTCACCGCGGACGCCACCGCGATCCTCGCCTCCCAGCCCTACGAGGATGCCGCCGACGTGCTGCGCGAGCGGATCACCGAGCTCGGCATCGAGGCCGCGATCGAGGACCAGCAGATCGGGGTGCTGGCCCGCACCCCGGGCGTGGGCGGTCAGATGCTCAGCCTGCAGGGCATCGCCGGGCGCTACGAGGAGGTGTTCCTCTCCCTGCTCGGCGAGCACCAGGCCCGCAACGCCCTGCTCGCCCTCGCCGCCGCGGAGGCGCTGCTGGGGGACGGCAGCACGCCCCTGGACCAGGAGATGCTCGGCGCCGCGCTGTCCACGATCACCTCGCCGGGCCGCGCCGAGGTGGTGCGCCAGGCGCCGACGATGCTGGTCGACGCCGCCCACAACCCCGCCGGCGCCCTCACCCTGGTCGAGACGGTGCGGGAGAACTTCCGCTTCACCCGCACCGTGGGCCTGGTGGGCATCCTGCAGGACAAGGACGCCGCCGAGATCCTCGAGGTGCTCGAACCGCTGCTGGACAGCGTGGTGATCACCCAGTCCGGCTCCCCCCGGGCGATCTCCGCGGACCGCCTGGCGGACCTCGCCCGTGACGTCTTCGAGGACGAGGACCGCGTGCTGGAGCAGGCCTCCCTGCCCGATGCGATCCAGGCCGCGGTGGACCTCGCCGAGTCCGAGGGCGATCAGTTCGGCGGCGTGGTGGTCGCCGGCTCGGTGACCCTCGCGGCCGAGGTGCGCGACCTGCTGGGCCTGGAGGAGGACTGA
- a CDS encoding DUF4233 domain-containing protein translates to MDLDLAPSPRPHGAQRMFCATILVIEAFVVFFAVLAAHQLVPEDRVLTWVWGLLTVLALLGCSGMLRRGAWPYWLGMVLQLPVILLGLQVTAMWVVGAGFAALYAYSTFKGHQLDREKDAVDAEVLRAREQEGPAA, encoded by the coding sequence ATGGACCTGGACCTCGCCCCCTCGCCCCGCCCCCACGGCGCGCAGCGCATGTTCTGCGCCACGATCCTGGTGATCGAGGCGTTCGTGGTGTTCTTCGCCGTCCTCGCCGCCCACCAGCTGGTCCCCGAGGACCGCGTGCTCACCTGGGTGTGGGGCCTGCTCACCGTGCTCGCGCTGCTGGGCTGCTCCGGCATGCTGCGACGCGGGGCGTGGCCGTACTGGCTCGGCATGGTGCTGCAGCTGCCAGTGATCCTGCTGGGACTGCAGGTCACGGCCATGTGGGTGGTGGGAGCCGGCTTCGCCGCCCTCTATGCCTACAGCACCTTCAAGGGCCATCAGCTGGACCGGGAGAAGGATGCGGTGGACGCGGAGGTGCTGCGCGCCCGCGAGCAGGAGGGTCCAGCCGCCTGA
- the ndk gene encoding nucleoside-diphosphate kinase — MTAQRTLVLLKPDAVQRGLRGEILRRLEAKGYGIVALAQRTATAEELAAHYAEHEGKPFYPGLVEYMSASPLVAIVAEGVNVIPGFRSLAGATNPTEAAPGTIRGDLACEQDLPVIQNLVHGSDSEESAAREIAIWFPELG; from the coding sequence ATGACTGCACAGCGCACACTCGTCCTGCTCAAGCCCGACGCCGTTCAGCGCGGCCTGCGCGGGGAGATCCTCCGCCGCCTCGAGGCGAAGGGGTACGGCATCGTCGCCCTCGCCCAGCGCACCGCCACGGCAGAGGAGCTCGCCGCCCACTACGCCGAGCACGAGGGCAAGCCGTTCTACCCCGGCCTCGTGGAGTACATGAGCGCCTCCCCGCTGGTGGCGATCGTCGCCGAGGGCGTGAACGTGATCCCCGGCTTCCGCTCCCTGGCCGGCGCCACCAACCCCACCGAGGCCGCGCCCGGCACCATCCGCGGCGACCTCGCCTGCGAGCAGGACCTCCCCGTCATCCAGAACCTCGTGCACGGCTCGGACTCCGAGGAGTCCGCCGCGCGCGAGATCGCCATCTGGTTCCCCGAGCTCGGCTGA
- the ftsY gene encoding signal recognition particle-docking protein FtsY: MDPDALLAVIAGGGGGVLIIGAGAWAYIRSRGRKGSSDGSAPRGDAPAEGSETGAGAQRTATAVKERPAAPTWADTLSAPAPPKGAATDAPSVQSAPTDSDAETAAVEDAPAATAAPVDSATAAPSAPEAPPAAPADEPFDQETAPETGVVEGGQDAEQDAAPDTTAPAEEAPTAPTSPAAPAEPAPSEPAPEQETSAAPSEAPSAEQETVDAAPAPSAAPAVETPEAPGDRMVRLRERLSRSGALGRGILTLLTRGSLDEDTWDEIEETLLMADLGPDATDEMLENLRRRLQVLGTDDPAAVRDALREELVALVDPTLDRRLAATRREAPDGTEVPSVLLMVGVNGTGKTTTVGKLARVLVAAERSVVLGAADTFRAAAAEQLTTWGSRVGVDTVRADREGADPAAVAFDAVKEGIEQQVDVVIIDTAGRLQNKKGLMDELGKVRRVAEKGLHGDEVAEVLLVIDATTGQNGMQQARVFSEAVNVTGIVLTKLDGTAKGGIVVNVQRELGVPVKMVGLGEGMDDLTPFDPHGFVDALLEA; this comes from the coding sequence GTGGATCCCGATGCCCTACTCGCAGTGATCGCCGGCGGCGGCGGTGGCGTCCTCATCATCGGCGCCGGTGCCTGGGCCTACATCCGCAGCCGGGGTCGCAAGGGCTCCTCGGACGGCTCGGCGCCCCGCGGCGACGCCCCCGCCGAGGGCTCGGAGACCGGGGCGGGCGCTCAGCGCACCGCGACCGCCGTCAAGGAGCGCCCGGCGGCCCCCACCTGGGCCGACACCCTTTCCGCGCCCGCACCGCCGAAGGGGGCCGCGACCGACGCGCCGTCCGTGCAGAGCGCGCCGACGGACTCCGACGCCGAGACGGCCGCGGTCGAGGACGCTCCCGCCGCCACCGCGGCACCGGTCGACTCCGCCACCGCCGCGCCGTCGGCCCCCGAGGCCCCGCCCGCCGCCCCGGCCGACGAGCCCTTCGACCAGGAGACGGCGCCGGAGACCGGCGTGGTCGAGGGCGGACAGGACGCCGAGCAGGACGCGGCCCCCGACACGACGGCCCCCGCCGAGGAGGCGCCGACCGCGCCGACCTCGCCCGCCGCCCCCGCCGAGCCCGCACCGTCGGAGCCGGCTCCGGAGCAGGAGACCTCCGCCGCCCCGTCCGAGGCGCCGAGCGCCGAGCAGGAGACCGTCGACGCGGCCCCGGCGCCGTCGGCCGCCCCCGCGGTGGAGACCCCCGAGGCCCCCGGCGACCGGATGGTCCGCCTGCGCGAGCGGCTCTCCCGGTCCGGCGCACTCGGCCGCGGCATCCTCACGCTGCTCACCCGCGGCAGCCTCGACGAGGACACCTGGGACGAGATCGAGGAGACGCTGCTGATGGCGGACCTCGGCCCCGACGCCACCGACGAGATGCTCGAGAACCTCCGCCGCCGCCTCCAGGTGCTCGGCACCGACGATCCCGCCGCGGTCCGCGACGCGCTGCGCGAGGAGCTCGTCGCTCTCGTGGACCCGACCCTCGACCGCCGCCTGGCCGCCACCCGGCGCGAAGCGCCCGACGGCACCGAGGTGCCCTCCGTGCTGCTGATGGTGGGCGTGAACGGCACCGGCAAGACCACCACCGTCGGCAAGCTCGCCCGCGTGCTGGTCGCCGCGGAGCGCAGCGTGGTGCTGGGCGCGGCGGACACCTTCCGCGCCGCCGCCGCGGAGCAGCTGACCACCTGGGGCTCCCGGGTGGGGGTGGACACCGTCCGCGCCGACCGCGAGGGCGCCGATCCCGCCGCCGTCGCCTTCGACGCGGTGAAGGAGGGCATCGAGCAGCAGGTGGACGTGGTCATCATCGACACCGCCGGCCGCCTGCAGAACAAGAAGGGCCTGATGGACGAGCTCGGCAAGGTGCGCCGGGTCGCCGAGAAGGGCCTGCACGGCGACGAGGTGGCCGAGGTGCTCCTGGTCATCGACGCCACCACCGGGCAGAACGGCATGCAGCAGGCGCGCGTGTTCTCCGAGGCCGTGAACGTCACCGGCATCGTGCTCACCAAGCTCGACGGCACCGCCAAGGGCGGGATCGTGGTCAACGTGCAGCGCGAGCTCGGCGTGCCGGTGAAGATGGTGGGCCTGGGGGAGGGGATGGACGACCTCACCCCCTTCGATCCCCACGGCTTCGTGGACGCGCTGCTGGAGGCGTGA
- a CDS encoding ammonium transporter — translation MEPFELDTGATAWILTSAALVLLMTPGLSLFYGGMVRARTVLNMMLMSFSAMAVVAIAWTVAGYSLAFGSDVGLLFGNPMDFLGLAGTDEDSILAGSGVPFLVAAGFQMTFAIISTALISGAIADRVKLGTWLVFAAVWVLVVYSPLAHMVWGGGLLSGDGPFAAIAEPVDFAGGTVVHINAGIAGLVLALVVGARKGFGKEPMKPHNLPLVMLGAALLWFGWFGFNAGSAGTADSTAGLAWVNTTVATAGAMLGWALVEKIRDSHVTSLGMASGVVAGLVAITPAAAALTPITSIILGLAAGVACAFAVSLKHRFGIDDSLDVVGVHLVGGLVGTIGIGFLAAEGGLFLGGGVALLGVQILVAVAAMVISGVLTAVIALVLKATMGWRIPEADERAGIDITHHAEAGYDLGGALSARRERTPLAQSVTPSAPDGEPRNSLPTDSEAPAAASPAVTGETR, via the coding sequence ATGGAGCCTTTCGAACTCGACACCGGAGCGACGGCCTGGATCCTGACCAGCGCCGCCCTGGTGCTGCTCATGACCCCGGGCCTGTCCCTGTTCTACGGCGGCATGGTTCGCGCCCGCACGGTGCTGAACATGATGCTGATGTCCTTCTCGGCGATGGCCGTGGTCGCCATCGCCTGGACCGTGGCCGGCTACTCGCTGGCCTTCGGATCCGACGTCGGCCTGCTGTTCGGCAACCCGATGGACTTCCTCGGCCTGGCCGGCACCGATGAGGACTCCATCCTCGCCGGCAGCGGCGTGCCGTTCCTGGTCGCCGCGGGCTTCCAGATGACCTTCGCGATCATCTCCACCGCCCTCATCTCCGGCGCCATCGCCGACCGCGTCAAGCTCGGCACCTGGCTGGTCTTCGCCGCCGTGTGGGTGCTGGTGGTCTACTCGCCGCTGGCCCACATGGTCTGGGGCGGCGGTCTGCTCAGCGGCGACGGCCCCTTCGCCGCGATCGCCGAGCCGGTCGACTTCGCCGGCGGCACCGTCGTGCACATCAACGCCGGCATCGCCGGTCTGGTGCTCGCGCTCGTGGTCGGCGCCCGCAAGGGCTTCGGCAAGGAGCCGATGAAGCCCCACAACCTCCCCCTGGTGATGCTCGGCGCGGCCCTGCTGTGGTTCGGCTGGTTCGGCTTCAACGCCGGCAGCGCCGGCACCGCGGACAGCACCGCGGGCCTGGCCTGGGTCAACACCACCGTCGCCACCGCCGGTGCGATGCTCGGCTGGGCCCTGGTGGAGAAGATCCGCGACTCGCACGTCACCTCGCTCGGCATGGCCTCCGGCGTGGTCGCCGGTCTGGTCGCGATCACCCCGGCCGCCGCCGCGCTCACCCCGATCACCTCGATCATCCTGGGCCTCGCCGCGGGCGTCGCCTGCGCCTTCGCCGTCAGCCTCAAGCACCGCTTCGGCATCGACGACTCCCTCGACGTGGTGGGCGTGCACCTGGTGGGCGGCCTCGTGGGCACCATCGGCATCGGCTTCCTCGCCGCCGAGGGCGGCCTCTTCCTGGGCGGCGGCGTCGCGCTGCTGGGCGTGCAGATCCTGGTGGCCGTGGCCGCGATGGTGATCTCCGGCGTGCTCACCGCCGTGATCGCCCTGGTCCTCAAGGCGACCATGGGCTGGCGGATCCCGGAGGCCGACGAGCGCGCCGGGATCGACATCACCCACCACGCCGAGGCCGGATACGATCTGGGAGGTGCACTCTCCGCCCGCCGTGAGCGCACGCCCCTCGCCCAGTCGGTGACGCCCTCCGCACCGGACGGCGAGCCGCGCAACTCGCTCCCGACCGACTCCGAGGCGCCCGCCGCCGCCAGCCCCGCCGTGACAGGAGAGACCCGATGA
- a CDS encoding P-II family nitrogen regulator yields the protein MKLITAIIQPHALQGVADSLREYGVTGLTVTEAAGFGRQGGHTEVYRGAEYRIDTIPKLKLEILAREEDEEALVDLIVAAARTGRIGDGKVWSSDVGTVIRVRTGERGADAL from the coding sequence ATGAAGCTCATCACCGCGATCATCCAGCCCCACGCCCTGCAGGGCGTCGCCGACTCCCTGCGCGAGTACGGCGTCACCGGCCTCACCGTCACCGAGGCGGCCGGGTTCGGCCGGCAGGGCGGGCACACCGAGGTCTACCGCGGCGCCGAGTACCGCATCGACACCATCCCGAAGCTGAAGCTCGAGATCCTCGCCCGCGAGGAGGACGAGGAGGCGCTCGTCGATCTGATCGTCGCCGCCGCCCGCACCGGCAGGATCGGCGACGGCAAGGTGTGGAGCAGCGACGTCGGCACCGTGATCCGCGTCCGCACCGGGGAACGGGGGGCGGATGCCCTCTGA
- a CDS encoding HD domain-containing protein, whose translation MPSEALSARRITQVLHEGFADPSVGPSRRRAQSDLVDDWLRELWGRADAPVSGAALAAIGSLGRRSLGPASDLDLVLLLDPEQVDAATAEQIATALWYPIWDSGTSLDHSVRSPQECAEVAAKDLRVAISLLDLRPIAGDEQLVSEAAGHVRAQWRREARRRVKELADLATDRDRRYGSLAHSSEPNLKSDRGGLRDITVIRALAESWLADHDHAVVDAAATALRDARDALQAVTGSSGTRLRRADQDSVAALTGHATADDHHAVLAEASRAVLWELHRAVRAAEAGLAPGGSATRGAGADRRPALQRHAHGVLVQAGEISVDPASEDPLRDLAAIRHATTTGLPLSTATLARLAQATVGPLRPSQRDVLIDALAGEHLADTYEALDIKGIVARWVPGWEAIRNRPQRSAVHRFTVDRHQIETVLEAQRLLPKVSRPDLLLLTALLHDLGKRADARDHAVEGAPLAEAAALHLGVEPEDARTIARLVREHLTLVDLATGRDLADPATLRELLTAVGEDLDTLELLRALTEADAIAAGPAAWSTWRADLVDHLTGLARTALSGTAPAPRLRLAPQRSAQEAVLGAVRRSGGAQVLYPAPLDAEPISQICLGAPDGEGVFAAMARVLVRQRLDVHSAVVSTLDGVAVNTWWVAVAPADLPHPSVLRTALERELAHRDRADARVLELPPAAPPRTTEDTPVVTLLPGASSEATVVQVNARNRPSLLADVAQAIALHGIQVRSAHVMTLGRRAVDVLYLTDGHGRELDPPSTGRIVAALMEAAET comes from the coding sequence ATGCCCTCTGAGGCACTGTCCGCACGACGGATCACGCAGGTCCTCCACGAGGGCTTCGCCGATCCCAGCGTCGGCCCCTCCCGCCGCCGCGCCCAGTCCGACCTCGTCGACGACTGGCTGCGCGAGCTGTGGGGGAGGGCCGACGCCCCCGTGTCGGGGGCGGCGCTCGCAGCGATCGGCTCCCTGGGACGACGCTCCCTGGGGCCCGCCAGCGACCTCGACCTGGTGCTGCTGCTCGATCCGGAGCAGGTGGACGCCGCGACCGCCGAGCAGATCGCCACCGCCCTGTGGTACCCGATCTGGGACTCCGGCACCTCGCTGGACCACTCCGTGCGCAGCCCGCAGGAGTGCGCCGAGGTGGCCGCGAAGGACCTGCGCGTGGCGATCTCGCTGCTGGACCTGCGCCCGATCGCCGGGGACGAGCAGCTGGTCTCCGAGGCGGCCGGGCACGTGCGCGCCCAGTGGCGCCGCGAGGCGCGCCGGCGCGTGAAGGAGCTCGCGGACCTCGCCACCGACCGCGACCGCCGCTACGGCTCCCTCGCCCACTCCTCGGAGCCGAACCTGAAGTCCGACCGCGGCGGCCTGCGGGACATCACGGTGATCCGCGCGCTCGCCGAGAGCTGGCTGGCGGACCACGACCACGCCGTGGTCGACGCCGCCGCGACCGCGCTGCGTGACGCCCGTGACGCGCTGCAGGCCGTGACCGGTTCCTCCGGCACCCGGCTGCGGCGCGCGGACCAGGACTCCGTCGCCGCCCTCACCGGGCACGCCACCGCCGACGACCACCACGCCGTGCTCGCCGAGGCCTCCCGCGCCGTGCTCTGGGAGCTGCATCGTGCGGTGCGCGCCGCCGAGGCGGGGCTCGCCCCCGGCGGCTCCGCCACCCGCGGTGCCGGCGCGGACCGCCGCCCCGCCCTGCAGCGCCACGCCCACGGGGTGCTGGTGCAGGCCGGGGAGATCTCCGTGGATCCCGCCTCCGAGGACCCGCTGCGCGACCTCGCCGCGATCCGCCACGCCACCACCACCGGCCTGCCGCTGTCCACCGCGACGCTGGCGCGCCTGGCGCAGGCGACCGTCGGGCCGCTGCGTCCCTCCCAGCGCGACGTGCTCATCGACGCGCTGGCCGGCGAGCACCTCGCGGACACCTACGAGGCGCTGGACATCAAGGGGATCGTGGCCCGGTGGGTGCCGGGCTGGGAGGCCATCCGCAACCGGCCCCAGCGCTCGGCCGTGCACCGCTTCACCGTGGACCGCCACCAGATCGAGACGGTGCTCGAGGCGCAGCGCCTGCTGCCGAAGGTGAGCCGCCCCGACCTGCTGCTGCTCACCGCGCTGCTGCACGACCTGGGCAAGCGCGCCGACGCCCGCGACCATGCCGTCGAAGGGGCGCCCCTGGCCGAGGCCGCCGCCCTCCACCTGGGGGTCGAGCCCGAGGACGCCCGGACCATCGCCAGGCTGGTGCGCGAGCACCTCACCCTGGTGGACCTCGCCACCGGCCGCGACCTCGCCGACCCCGCCACCCTGCGGGAGCTGCTCACCGCGGTGGGGGAGGACCTCGACACCCTCGAACTGTTGCGCGCCCTCACCGAGGCGGATGCGATCGCGGCGGGCCCTGCGGCCTGGTCCACCTGGCGCGCCGACCTCGTGGACCACCTCACCGGGCTCGCCCGCACCGCCCTCAGCGGCACCGCCCCGGCGCCCCGCCTGCGCCTGGCCCCCCAGCGCTCGGCGCAGGAGGCGGTGCTCGGCGCCGTGCGGCGCAGCGGCGGGGCCCAGGTGCTCTACCCCGCCCCGCTGGACGCCGAACCGATCTCCCAGATCTGCCTGGGCGCTCCGGACGGCGAGGGGGTGTTCGCCGCGATGGCCCGCGTGCTGGTGCGGCAGCGCCTGGACGTGCACAGCGCCGTCGTCTCCACCCTCGACGGGGTGGCTGTCAACACCTGGTGGGTGGCCGTCGCCCCCGCGGATCTCCCGCACCCCTCGGTGCTGCGCACCGCGCTGGAGCGGGAGCTCGCCCACCGTGACCGCGCCGATGCCCGCGTTCTCGAGCTGCCGCCGGCGGCGCCGCCGCGCACCACCGAGGACACCCCCGTGGTGACCCTCCTGCCCGGTGCCTCCTCGGAGGCGACCGTGGTGCAGGTCAACGCCCGCAACCGCCCCAGTCTGCTGGCCGACGTGGCCCAGGCGATCGCCCTGCACGGCATCCAGGTGCGCAGCGCTCACGTGATGACCCTGGGCCGCCGGGCCGTGGACGTGCTGTACCTCACCGACGGGCACGGCCGGGAGCTCGACCCGCCCTCGACGGGCCGCATCGTCGCCGCACTGATGGAGGCCGCCGAGACCTGA